One genomic window of Azospirillum sp. TSH58 includes the following:
- the egtB gene encoding ergothioneine biosynthesis protein EgtB: protein MPDTHLAMHAQPSGDALRQALSTRFQKIRARTAELAAPLSPEDLMVQSVADGAPAKWHLAHTTWLFETTVLVPCNPGYRPFDPAFLTLFAARDDRFGSHQLPSPTLRLLSRPNAAEVMRYRDHVNAAVLHLLNQAEEADLPEIADRVVVGITHERRHQERLLTHIKHAFWSNPLRPAYDQPPQTVPAPPQPERWIGHEGGLVEIGRTEAWAGFDHEGPRHRVHLEPFRLAALPVSCGAFRDFIEDGGYAKRSLWLADGWEAVQTEGWQAPLYWEWRDGAWQIFTLYGMRPLDPAEPVCHVSWFEADAFARWAGKRLPEEAEWEAVASRCDSMGNLLGTGHRHPRPSTCHGDGPWQLFGDVWEWTRSPFAPYPGYRLPDGVDEAVHGRFMINRMVLRGGSCVTPFDHANPTARHYLRPESRLSFTGLRLAEDA, encoded by the coding sequence GTGCCCGATACCCATCTCGCCATGCACGCCCAGCCGTCCGGCGACGCCCTTCGCCAAGCGCTTTCCACCCGTTTCCAGAAGATCCGCGCCCGCACCGCCGAACTCGCGGCTCCCCTGTCGCCCGAGGACTTGATGGTCCAGTCGGTGGCCGACGGCGCCCCGGCCAAATGGCACCTCGCCCACACGACGTGGCTGTTCGAAACCACCGTCCTGGTGCCCTGCAATCCCGGCTACCGCCCCTTCGACCCGGCTTTCCTGACCCTGTTCGCCGCCCGTGACGACCGGTTCGGCAGCCACCAGCTTCCCTCCCCCACCCTGCGCCTGCTGTCCCGGCCCAACGCGGCGGAGGTGATGCGCTACCGCGACCATGTGAACGCCGCGGTGCTGCACCTGCTGAACCAGGCCGAGGAGGCGGACCTGCCGGAGATCGCCGACCGCGTCGTCGTCGGCATCACCCACGAGCGGCGCCACCAGGAACGGCTGCTGACCCACATCAAGCACGCCTTCTGGAGCAACCCGCTGCGCCCCGCCTACGACCAGCCGCCGCAGACCGTGCCTGCTCCGCCGCAGCCGGAACGCTGGATCGGGCATGAAGGCGGCCTCGTCGAGATCGGGCGGACCGAGGCCTGGGCCGGCTTCGACCATGAGGGGCCGCGCCACCGCGTCCATCTGGAGCCCTTCCGCCTCGCCGCCCTGCCGGTGTCCTGCGGCGCCTTCCGAGACTTCATCGAGGACGGCGGCTATGCCAAGCGCTCGCTCTGGCTCGCCGATGGCTGGGAGGCGGTGCAGACCGAGGGATGGCAGGCTCCGCTCTATTGGGAATGGCGCGACGGTGCGTGGCAGATCTTCACGCTCTACGGCATGCGTCCGCTCGATCCCGCCGAACCGGTTTGCCATGTCAGCTGGTTCGAGGCCGACGCCTTCGCCCGCTGGGCCGGCAAGCGCCTGCCCGAGGAGGCCGAATGGGAGGCCGTGGCGTCCCGCTGCGACAGCATGGGCAACCTGCTGGGCACCGGCCACCGCCACCCGCGCCCCAGCACCTGCCACGGCGACGGTCCCTGGCAGTTGTTCGGCGACGTGTGGGAATGGACGCGCAGCCCCTTCGCCCCCTATCCCGGCTACCGCCTGCCGGACGGGGTGGACGAGGCCGTCCATGGCCGCTTCATGATCAACCGCATGGTGTTGCGGGGCGGCAGCTGCGTCACCCCCTTCGACCACGCCAACCCCACGGCCCGGCATTACCTGAGGCCGGAATCCCGCCTGTCCTTCACCGGCCTGCGGCTGGCCGAAGACGCCTGA
- a CDS encoding ferredoxin has translation MSLDLPQVFRHHVFCCSQQRPPGHPRGSCAAKNAHPLWEQLGQRIQAKGLLDVGMAWTGCLGFCSAGPLMVVYPEGLWYRPETPADIDEIVDSHLVNNTPVERLVMVLTR, from the coding sequence ATGTCTCTCGATCTGCCCCAGGTGTTCCGCCACCACGTCTTCTGTTGCTCCCAACAGCGCCCGCCCGGTCATCCGCGTGGGAGCTGTGCCGCCAAGAACGCCCACCCGCTGTGGGAACAGCTCGGCCAGCGCATCCAGGCCAAGGGATTGCTGGACGTCGGCATGGCCTGGACCGGCTGCCTCGGCTTCTGCTCCGCCGGGCCGCTGATGGTGGTCTATCCGGAGGGCCTGTGGTACCGCCCGGAAACGCCCGCCGACATCGACGAGATCGTCGACTCGCACCTCGTCAACAACACGCCGGTCGAACGGCTGGTGATGGTGCTGACCCGCTGA
- a CDS encoding crotonase/enoyl-CoA hydratase family protein: MPLTNQLAAPATPVLCVTAGGIATLTLNRPAKLNAISTALAAMMLDTLDALEADAAVRAIIVTGAGERAFSAGADIAEFTPAVRRGPEAAVRAFRPGQTLCARIEAFPKPVIAAVNGICYGGGCEILEAAHLAVASERATFSKAEIRLGMMPTFGGTQRLPRNAGRKRALEWLLTGDAFPPATALAVGLVNQVVAHDALLPAAFELAGRIVRHSPAAVSGILGAVTRGLNMTIGEGLAVETERFARLAPGADLRDGLEAWLAR, translated from the coding sequence ATGCCCCTGACGAACCAGCTCGCCGCCCCCGCCACCCCCGTCCTGTGCGTCACCGCCGGGGGAATCGCCACCCTGACCCTGAACCGCCCCGCCAAGCTGAACGCCATCAGCACGGCGCTCGCCGCCATGATGCTCGACACGCTGGACGCGCTGGAGGCCGACGCGGCGGTGCGGGCGATCATCGTCACCGGCGCCGGGGAGCGGGCCTTCTCCGCCGGGGCGGACATCGCGGAGTTCACTCCGGCCGTCCGGCGGGGACCGGAGGCGGCGGTGCGCGCCTTCCGGCCCGGCCAGACGCTGTGCGCGCGGATCGAGGCCTTTCCCAAGCCGGTCATCGCCGCGGTCAACGGCATCTGCTACGGCGGCGGCTGCGAGATCCTGGAGGCGGCGCACCTCGCCGTCGCCAGCGAGCGGGCGACCTTCTCCAAGGCGGAGATCAGGCTCGGCATGATGCCGACCTTCGGCGGGACGCAGCGGCTTCCCCGCAACGCCGGGCGCAAGCGCGCGTTGGAATGGCTGCTGACCGGCGACGCCTTCCCGCCGGCGACGGCGCTGGCGGTGGGGCTGGTCAATCAGGTGGTGGCCCATGACGCGCTGCTGCCCGCCGCCTTCGAACTGGCGGGGCGGATCGTCCGGCATTCCCCGGCGGCGGTGTCCGGCATCCTGGGGGCGGTGACCCGCGGGCTGAACATGACCATCGGCGAAGGGCTGGCGGTGGAGACCGAGCGCTTTGCCCGGCTGGCGCCGGGGGCGGACCTGCGCGACGGGTTGGAGGCGTGGCTGGCGCGCTGA
- a CDS encoding AmpG family muropeptide MFS transporter, whose protein sequence is MKPSSWGQAASVYLDRRVLAILFLGFSEGLPLALTGSTLSVWLREGGISKTAIGLFALVTMPYALKFVWAPLIDRLRLPVMTRLFGRRRGWALVAQAGLMAALIGLGSTNPVTDLWWTAMLAVVVAFFSASQDIVVDAYRVEVLEEHQQAAGAAILVLGYRFGMLAAGAGALYLAEFFGWHVAYYVMAGLVAVGMVTILLNREPKVADSAESRAREQHVADWLAARPHLTGWKADLLAWVYGAVVAPFVEFMTRPAWAAILLFIACYKLGDVLAGVMSAPFYVDLGFEKTEIANVTKLFGLWATIIGGLIGGVLVGRIGVLRGLLVGGLMQMLSNLGYVMLAQVGHDLSALAVTVALENVCGGIATAAFVAYLSSLCNTAYTATQYALLSSFYKLGGDLFGASSGWLAERMDWSSFFLLSTGGAVPGLLVLLWLMTRPRRDEAAVKA, encoded by the coding sequence GTGAAACCATCCTCCTGGGGTCAGGCGGCCTCCGTCTATCTTGACCGGCGCGTTCTGGCCATTCTGTTCCTCGGCTTTTCCGAAGGGCTGCCGCTGGCGCTGACCGGGTCCACCCTGTCGGTCTGGCTGCGCGAGGGCGGCATCAGCAAGACGGCCATCGGACTGTTCGCGCTGGTCACCATGCCCTACGCGCTGAAGTTCGTCTGGGCGCCGCTGATCGACCGGCTGCGGCTGCCGGTGATGACGCGGCTGTTCGGGCGGCGGCGCGGCTGGGCGCTGGTGGCGCAGGCCGGGCTGATGGCGGCCCTGATCGGGCTGGGCAGCACCAACCCGGTCACCGACCTGTGGTGGACCGCCATGCTGGCCGTGGTGGTGGCCTTCTTCTCGGCCAGCCAGGACATCGTGGTCGACGCCTACCGCGTCGAGGTGCTGGAGGAGCACCAGCAGGCCGCCGGTGCGGCCATCCTCGTGCTCGGCTACCGCTTCGGCATGCTGGCGGCGGGGGCGGGGGCTTTGTACCTCGCGGAGTTCTTCGGCTGGCACGTCGCCTACTACGTCATGGCCGGGCTGGTCGCGGTCGGCATGGTGACGATCCTGCTGAACCGCGAGCCGAAGGTCGCGGATTCGGCGGAGTCCAGGGCGCGGGAGCAGCATGTGGCCGACTGGCTGGCCGCCCGCCCGCACCTGACCGGCTGGAAGGCGGACCTGCTGGCCTGGGTCTACGGCGCCGTCGTGGCGCCCTTCGTCGAGTTCATGACGCGCCCGGCCTGGGCTGCGATCCTGCTGTTCATCGCCTGCTACAAGCTGGGGGACGTGCTGGCGGGGGTGATGTCGGCGCCCTTCTACGTCGATCTCGGCTTCGAGAAGACGGAGATCGCCAACGTCACCAAGCTGTTCGGCCTGTGGGCGACGATCATCGGCGGGCTGATCGGTGGGGTGCTGGTCGGGCGCATCGGCGTGCTGCGCGGGCTGCTGGTCGGCGGGCTGATGCAGATGCTGTCCAACCTGGGCTACGTCATGCTGGCGCAGGTCGGGCACGACCTGTCGGCGCTTGCGGTGACCGTGGCGCTGGAGAATGTCTGCGGCGGCATCGCGACGGCGGCCTTCGTCGCCTATCTGTCGAGCCTGTGCAACACGGCCTACACGGCCACGCAATACGCGCTGCTCAGCAGTTTCTACAAGCTGGGCGGGGACCTGTTCGGCGCCTCGTCGGGCTGGCTGGCCGAGCGGATGGACTGGAGCAGCTTCTTCCTGCTGTCCACCGGCGGAGCGGTGCCGGGGCTGCTGGTGCTGCTGTGGCTGATGACGCGGCCAAGGCGGGACGAGGCGGCGGTGAAGGCCTGA
- a CDS encoding manganese catalase family protein translates to MFMHNKNLMYTVRVAEPDPKLASLMLEQFGGPQGELAAALRYFTQGLADEDPGRKDMLIDIATEELSHLEIIGSIVAMLTKGVKGKLAEGAEEVTDLYADIAKGNGSHTLALLYGGGPALTNSAGQLWTAGYIDSIGEPTADLRSNIAAESRAKIIYERLINITPDPGVKDALTFLMTREIAHQKMFEKALYSIDNNFPPGKLPGNPEYTDKYYNMSQGDGDSRGPWNQGEQWEFVNVTPDQAPVSGGDGNPSVRLAAEEMKAVNEAAKRTMSRTDVNPVTGADLGAGPGSGKMTPVK, encoded by the coding sequence ATGTTCATGCACAACAAGAACCTGATGTACACGGTCCGCGTCGCTGAACCGGACCCGAAGCTGGCCAGCCTGATGCTGGAACAGTTCGGCGGCCCCCAGGGCGAATTGGCGGCGGCCTTGCGCTACTTCACGCAGGGCCTGGCCGACGAGGACCCTGGCCGCAAGGACATGCTGATCGACATCGCGACCGAGGAACTGAGCCATCTTGAAATCATCGGCAGCATCGTCGCCATGCTGACCAAGGGCGTGAAGGGCAAGCTGGCCGAGGGCGCGGAGGAGGTCACCGACCTCTACGCCGACATCGCCAAGGGCAACGGCAGCCACACGCTGGCCCTGCTCTACGGCGGCGGCCCGGCGCTGACCAACTCCGCGGGGCAGCTCTGGACCGCCGGCTACATCGACAGCATCGGCGAGCCGACCGCCGACCTGCGTTCCAACATCGCCGCGGAATCGCGGGCCAAGATCATCTATGAGCGTCTCATCAACATCACCCCCGATCCGGGCGTGAAGGACGCGCTGACCTTCCTGATGACCCGCGAGATCGCGCACCAGAAGATGTTCGAGAAGGCGCTCTATTCGATCGACAACAACTTCCCGCCGGGCAAGCTGCCGGGCAATCCCGAATACACCGACAAGTACTACAACATGAGCCAGGGCGACGGCGACTCCCGCGGCCCGTGGAACCAGGGCGAGCAGTGGGAGTTCGTGAACGTCACCCCCGACCAGGCCCCGGTCAGCGGCGGCGACGGCAACCCCTCCGTCCGGCTGGCGGCGGAGGAGATGAAGGCCGTCAACGAGGCCGCCAAGCGCACCATGTCGCGAACCGACGTGAACCCGGTGACGGGCGCCGACCTCGGCGCCGGCCCCGGTTCCGGCAAGATGACCCCGGTCAAGTAA
- a CDS encoding nicotinate phosphoribosyltransferase, with translation MDETRNQPPASHTPASHPPASAITEWTDTYFKRTKEAVGKFGDKKVTYAIFMRRPVVCAPRLAIEWLEAVARERGFDLDIVLNYPEGKWVGAGEPILYITGSFYHLVDTETIILQKLGPACVGAYNAFTMCADLPKTAFLAMEARHCAGTEMEEMMAYAASVGSDRAKRKVGAKGFIGNATDATAHFFGQKKGMGTMPHALIGYAGSTVRAAEMFHETFPELPLTVLVDYFGREVTDALEVCRRFPGLAAQGKLAVRLDTPGGRFLEGLDPPGSYAVLERHAPHSIRGYRDETQLRYLIGTGVSAAAIHFMREKLDEAGFPAVKIVASSGFGPAKCRLMAEANAPVDIIGTGSYLPERWTETYATADIIEYDGEKRVKVGREFLFRK, from the coding sequence ATGGACGAGACCAGGAACCAGCCGCCGGCCAGTCACACGCCCGCCAGCCATCCGCCCGCGTCGGCCATCACCGAATGGACCGACACCTATTTCAAGCGGACCAAGGAAGCGGTCGGGAAATTCGGTGACAAGAAGGTCACCTACGCCATCTTCATGCGCCGCCCGGTGGTCTGCGCGCCGCGACTCGCCATCGAATGGCTGGAGGCGGTGGCGCGGGAGCGCGGGTTCGACCTCGACATCGTCCTGAACTATCCGGAAGGAAAGTGGGTCGGTGCGGGCGAGCCGATCCTCTACATCACCGGCTCCTTCTATCATCTGGTCGACACCGAGACGATCATCCTGCAGAAGCTCGGCCCCGCCTGCGTCGGCGCCTACAACGCCTTCACCATGTGCGCCGACCTGCCGAAGACCGCCTTCCTCGCCATGGAGGCGCGCCACTGCGCCGGCACGGAGATGGAGGAGATGATGGCCTACGCCGCCTCGGTCGGGTCGGACCGGGCGAAGCGCAAGGTCGGCGCCAAGGGCTTCATCGGCAACGCCACCGACGCCACCGCCCATTTCTTCGGCCAGAAGAAGGGCATGGGCACGATGCCCCACGCGCTGATCGGCTACGCCGGATCGACCGTGCGCGCGGCGGAGATGTTCCACGAGACCTTCCCCGAGCTGCCGCTGACCGTCCTGGTCGATTACTTCGGGCGCGAGGTGACCGACGCGCTGGAGGTCTGCCGCCGCTTCCCCGGCCTCGCCGCGCAGGGCAAGCTGGCGGTGCGGCTCGACACGCCGGGCGGGCGCTTCCTGGAGGGGCTGGACCCGCCGGGCTCCTACGCGGTGCTGGAGCGGCACGCCCCCCATTCCATCCGCGGCTACCGCGACGAGACGCAGCTCCGCTACCTGATCGGCACCGGCGTGTCGGCCGCGGCGATCCATTTCATGCGCGAGAAGCTGGACGAGGCCGGATTCCCGGCGGTGAAGATCGTCGCCAGCTCCGGCTTCGGCCCGGCGAAGTGCCGCCTGATGGCGGAGGCCAACGCCCCCGTCGACATCATCGGCACCGGCAGCTATCTGCCCGAACGCTGGACCGAGACCTACGCCACCGCCGACATCATCGAGTACGACGGCGAGAAGCGCGTGAAGGTCGGCCGCGAGTTCCTGTTCCGCAAGTAG
- the gor gene encoding glutathione-disulfide reductase has product MAEFDFDLFTIGAGSGGVAASRRAASMGAKVAICEGSRVGGTCVIRGCVPKKLLVYAAQFRDAFEDSSAYGWSTTMPAFDWATLIGRKDAEIDRLNGIYIKMLENSGVTLHTGFGRLIDRHTVEVANKRYTAKNILVATGGWPALPKIPGIEHAVTSNEALQLGTLPHSVIILGGGYIAVEFAGIFRGLGAEVTIMIRGEELLNGFDDDIRVALAQEMRKRGINILTRTQPVKVEEGPGGFTVTDQLGREHSAGLVMAATGRRPNTRDLGLEAAGVALDDAGAIRVDEYSRTSVDNIFAVGDVTDRMALTPVAIAEGRAFVETLFNDNPTSISYANIPTAVFSIPPLGTVGLTEAEARAKYATVDIYKAGFRPMKHTMSGRDERVLMKLVVDGESQRVLGCHMMGMDAPEIVQGLGIALNCGATKKDFDRTIALHPSTAEEFVLMREKVS; this is encoded by the coding sequence GTGGCCGAGTTCGATTTCGACCTTTTCACCATCGGTGCCGGCTCCGGCGGCGTCGCGGCCAGCCGGCGGGCCGCGTCCATGGGGGCCAAGGTCGCCATCTGCGAAGGCAGCCGGGTCGGCGGCACCTGCGTCATCCGCGGCTGCGTGCCGAAGAAGCTGCTGGTCTACGCCGCCCAGTTCCGCGACGCCTTCGAGGACTCCAGCGCCTATGGCTGGTCGACCACCATGCCGGCCTTCGACTGGGCGACGCTGATCGGGCGCAAGGACGCCGAGATCGACCGGTTGAACGGCATCTACATCAAGATGCTGGAGAACTCCGGCGTCACCCTGCACACCGGTTTCGGACGGCTGATCGACCGCCACACGGTGGAGGTCGCGAACAAGCGCTACACCGCGAAGAACATCCTGGTCGCCACCGGCGGCTGGCCGGCGCTGCCCAAGATTCCGGGGATCGAGCACGCCGTCACCTCCAACGAGGCGTTGCAGCTCGGCACCCTGCCCCACTCCGTCATCATCCTGGGCGGCGGCTACATCGCCGTCGAATTCGCCGGGATCTTCCGGGGCTTGGGCGCCGAGGTCACGATCATGATCCGCGGCGAGGAGCTTCTGAACGGCTTCGACGACGACATCCGCGTCGCCCTGGCCCAGGAGATGCGCAAGCGCGGCATCAACATCCTCACCCGCACCCAGCCGGTGAAGGTCGAGGAAGGCCCCGGCGGCTTCACCGTCACCGACCAGCTCGGGCGGGAGCATTCCGCCGGCCTCGTCATGGCGGCGACCGGGCGCCGTCCGAACACGCGCGACCTCGGGCTGGAAGCCGCCGGCGTCGCGCTGGACGACGCCGGGGCGATCCGGGTGGATGAGTATTCGCGCACCAGCGTCGACAACATCTTCGCCGTCGGCGACGTGACCGACCGCATGGCCCTGACCCCCGTCGCCATCGCCGAGGGGCGCGCGTTCGTGGAGACGCTGTTCAACGACAACCCGACCAGCATCAGCTACGCCAACATCCCGACCGCCGTCTTCTCCATCCCGCCGCTCGGCACCGTCGGCCTGACCGAGGCGGAGGCGCGGGCGAAATACGCGACCGTGGACATCTACAAGGCCGGCTTCCGCCCGATGAAGCACACCATGTCGGGCCGCGACGAGCGCGTCCTGATGAAGCTGGTGGTGGACGGCGAGAGCCAGCGCGTGCTGGGCTGCCACATGATGGGCATGGACGCGCCGGAGATCGTCCAGGGGCTGGGCATCGCCCTCAACTGCGGCGCCACAAAGAAAGATTTCGACCGCACCATCGCTCTCCACCCCTCTACCGCGGAGGAGTTCGTCCTGATGCGCGAGAAGGTGTCCTAA
- a CDS encoding succinate dehydrogenase assembly factor 2, which yields MSDENTLSESGESLENRRKRLRFRSWHRGMREMDLLIGSFADAHVPDFDHAQLDRYEALLELSDPDLYNWYAGREPLPAEHDTDVMRLLTTFRYTPRQGS from the coding sequence ATGAGCGACGAGAACACCCTGTCCGAGAGCGGCGAATCCCTGGAAAACCGGCGCAAGCGGCTGCGCTTCCGGTCGTGGCACCGCGGCATGCGCGAGATGGACCTGCTGATCGGCAGCTTCGCCGACGCCCATGTCCCGGACTTCGACCACGCGCAGCTCGACCGCTACGAGGCGCTGCTCGAACTCAGCGACCCCGACCTCTACAACTGGTACGCCGGGCGCGAGCCGCTGCCCGCCGAGCATGACACCGACGTCATGCGGCTGTTGACCACATTCCGCTACACGCCCCGTCAGGGGTCCTGA
- a CDS encoding flagellar basal body-associated FliL family protein: MSRTIRQNAPNIAAPPSTLDRLGRRVVVGLLCTMAGLAAAGTGGAFLLKPGTAQAGRVVGDTLRTAANYARLPAMIFTLSDGDRLRELRVRVVLDMEPTAPVKTVESYGPRIASAMTNVMLDTDPGELRGRNGAFYIKDAVMRTAAKELGAMKIRQVLVQELVMR; the protein is encoded by the coding sequence ATGAGCCGGACAATCCGCCAGAACGCGCCGAACATTGCGGCGCCCCCCTCGACGCTGGACCGTCTCGGCCGCCGTGTGGTGGTCGGGCTTCTCTGCACCATGGCCGGGCTGGCCGCCGCGGGCACCGGCGGGGCCTTCCTGCTGAAGCCCGGCACGGCCCAGGCCGGGCGCGTGGTGGGGGACACGCTGCGCACCGCCGCCAACTACGCCCGCCTGCCGGCGATGATCTTCACGCTGAGCGACGGCGACCGGCTGCGCGAGCTGCGGGTCCGCGTGGTGCTCGACATGGAGCCGACCGCCCCCGTCAAGACGGTGGAAAGCTATGGGCCGCGCATCGCCAGCGCCATGACCAATGTGATGCTGGACACCGACCCCGGCGAGCTGCGCGGGCGCAACGGCGCCTTCTACATCAAGGACGCGGTGATGCGCACCGCCGCGAAGGAACTCGGCGCGATGAAGATCCGGCAAGTGCTGGTCCAGGAACTCGTCATGCGCTGA